One Pedococcus aerophilus DNA window includes the following coding sequences:
- the fabG gene encoding 3-oxoacyl-ACP reductase FabG yields MTTQRVAIVTGAARGIGAATAKRLAAEGDAVGVLDLDEAACAETVSAITEAGGRAIAVGVDVAKADQVEAAVQRVVDELGGPTILVNNAGITRDNLLFKMTEQDWDSVMDVHLRGSFLMTRAVQKHMTEAKFGRIVNLSSTSAQGNRGQVNYAAAKAGLQGFTKTLAIELGKFGVTANAVAPGFIQTEMTKMTAERIGVSFEDFIAHSAKEIPVARVGQPEDIAATIAFLVSEEAGFVSGQVIYVAGGPQD; encoded by the coding sequence ATGACCACCCAGCGCGTCGCGATCGTCACCGGAGCAGCCCGCGGCATCGGCGCAGCCACCGCCAAGCGGCTGGCTGCAGAGGGGGACGCCGTGGGCGTCCTCGACCTCGACGAGGCCGCCTGTGCCGAGACGGTGTCGGCCATCACCGAGGCCGGCGGACGAGCCATCGCGGTCGGGGTCGACGTCGCGAAGGCCGACCAGGTCGAGGCCGCGGTCCAGCGGGTGGTCGACGAGCTCGGCGGGCCGACGATCCTCGTCAACAACGCCGGCATCACCCGCGACAACCTGCTCTTCAAGATGACCGAGCAGGACTGGGACTCCGTCATGGACGTGCACCTCCGCGGCTCGTTCCTCATGACCCGCGCCGTCCAGAAGCACATGACCGAGGCGAAGTTCGGCCGCATCGTCAACCTGTCCTCGACGTCCGCCCAGGGCAACCGCGGCCAGGTCAACTACGCAGCCGCCAAGGCGGGTCTGCAGGGCTTCACCAAGACCCTCGCGATCGAGCTGGGCAAGTTCGGCGTCACCGCCAACGCCGTCGCCCCGGGCTTCATCCAGACCGAGATGACGAAGATGACGGCCGAGCGCATCGGCGTCTCGTTCGAGGACTTCATCGCGCACTCCGCCAAGGAGATCCCCGTCGCGCGGGTCGGCCAGCCCGAGGACATCGCCGCCACCATCGCCTTCCTCGTGTCCGAGGAGGCCGGCTTCGTCTCCGGTCAGGTCATCTACGTCGCCGGCGGACCGCAGGACTGA
- the glgX gene encoding glycogen debranching protein GlgX, with translation MEIWPGKAYPLGATYDGTGVNFALFSEVAEDVELCLVDDEGVETRLSLPEVDGFVWHGYIPGVQPGQRYGYRVHGPYDPANGHRCNPAKLLLDPYAKAIDGQPDGDESLFSYKFDDPSDEPEKVNTDDSLGHTMLSVVINPFFDWGQDRLPRHEYHNSVIYEAHVKGLTETHPDIPEEIRGTYAGIAHPVIIEHLKQLGITAIELMPVHQFVNDFTLRDKGLSNYWGYNTIGFLAPHNGYAAYGTRGEQVAEFKGMVKALHEADIEVILDVVYNHTAEGNQLGPTICFRGIDNAAYYRLVDEDKGHYYDTTGTGNSLLMRHPHVLQLIMDSLRYWVTEMHVDGFRFDLAATLARQFHEVDKLSAFFDLVQQDPVVSQVKLIAEPWDVGDGGYQVGNFPPLWTEWNGKYRDTVRDFWRGESATLGEFASRLTGSSDLYEHSGRKPIASINFVTAHDGFTLRDLVSYNDKHNDANGEDGNDGESHNRSWNCGVEGPTDDEDVKALRLRQQRNMLATLLLSQGVPMILHGDELGRSQGGNNNGYCQDNEISWIDWDLDQDELDLIAFTQKLVELRRDHPVFRRRRFFAGSADHGGESAVGDIAWFEPGGNHMDEESWANGYARSLMVFLNGQTIPEPDTRGQQTLDDHFLVIFNGHHDVLPFVLPGKEYGDHWVTVLDTSAQEVPAKEYKPDAKVTAEGRSVVVLRCPRALPSGSPAGAAIARR, from the coding sequence ATGGAGATCTGGCCCGGCAAGGCCTACCCGCTCGGCGCGACGTACGACGGGACCGGTGTGAACTTCGCCCTGTTCTCCGAGGTCGCCGAGGACGTCGAGCTCTGTCTCGTCGACGACGAAGGCGTGGAGACCCGCCTGTCCCTTCCCGAGGTCGACGGCTTCGTCTGGCACGGGTACATCCCCGGCGTCCAGCCGGGCCAGCGGTACGGCTACCGCGTCCACGGTCCGTACGACCCGGCGAACGGCCATCGCTGCAACCCGGCGAAGCTGCTGCTCGACCCCTACGCGAAGGCGATCGACGGACAGCCGGACGGTGACGAGTCGCTGTTCTCGTACAAGTTCGACGACCCGAGCGACGAGCCGGAGAAGGTCAACACCGACGACAGCCTCGGGCACACCATGCTGTCCGTGGTCATCAACCCGTTCTTCGACTGGGGCCAGGACCGCCTGCCGCGCCACGAGTACCACAACAGCGTCATCTACGAGGCCCACGTCAAGGGCCTCACCGAGACGCACCCCGATATCCCCGAGGAGATCCGCGGCACGTATGCCGGCATCGCCCACCCGGTGATCATCGAGCACCTCAAGCAGCTCGGCATCACGGCCATCGAGCTCATGCCGGTGCACCAGTTCGTCAACGACTTCACCCTGCGCGACAAGGGTCTGTCGAACTACTGGGGCTACAACACGATCGGGTTCCTCGCACCGCACAACGGCTACGCGGCATACGGCACGCGCGGTGAGCAGGTCGCCGAGTTCAAGGGCATGGTCAAGGCGCTGCACGAGGCCGACATCGAGGTCATCCTCGACGTGGTCTACAACCACACCGCCGAGGGCAACCAGCTCGGCCCGACCATCTGCTTCCGCGGCATCGACAACGCGGCCTACTACCGCCTCGTCGACGAGGACAAGGGCCACTACTACGACACCACGGGCACCGGCAACAGCCTGCTCATGCGCCACCCGCACGTGCTCCAGCTCATCATGGACTCGCTGCGCTACTGGGTGACCGAGATGCACGTCGACGGCTTCCGCTTCGACCTCGCAGCGACCCTGGCCCGCCAGTTCCACGAGGTCGACAAGCTGTCGGCGTTCTTCGACCTCGTCCAGCAGGACCCGGTGGTCAGCCAGGTCAAGCTCATCGCCGAGCCCTGGGACGTCGGCGACGGCGGCTACCAGGTCGGCAACTTCCCCCCCCTGTGGACCGAGTGGAACGGCAAGTACCGCGACACCGTCCGCGACTTCTGGCGCGGCGAGAGCGCGACCCTCGGCGAGTTCGCCTCGCGGCTCACCGGCTCCAGCGACCTGTACGAGCACAGCGGTCGCAAGCCCATCGCGTCGATCAACTTCGTCACGGCCCACGACGGCTTCACGCTGCGGGACCTGGTGTCCTACAACGACAAGCACAACGACGCCAACGGCGAGGACGGCAACGACGGCGAGAGCCACAACCGTTCGTGGAACTGCGGTGTCGAGGGTCCGACGGACGACGAGGACGTCAAGGCGTTGCGCCTGCGCCAGCAGCGCAACATGCTCGCCACGCTCCTGCTGTCGCAGGGCGTGCCGATGATCCTGCACGGCGACGAGCTCGGCCGCAGCCAGGGTGGCAACAACAACGGCTACTGCCAGGACAACGAGATCTCGTGGATCGACTGGGACCTCGACCAGGACGAGCTGGACCTGATCGCGTTCACCCAGAAGCTCGTCGAGCTGCGTCGTGACCACCCCGTGTTCCGTCGGCGCCGGTTCTTCGCCGGCTCGGCCGACCACGGTGGCGAGAGCGCCGTCGGCGACATCGCGTGGTTCGAGCCCGGTGGCAACCACATGGACGAGGAGTCCTGGGCCAACGGCTACGCACGTTCGCTGATGGTGTTCCTCAACGGCCAGACCATCCCGGAGCCCGACACCCGCGGCCAGCAGACGCTGGACGACCACTTCCTGGTGATCTTCAACGGTCACCACGACGTCCTGCCGTTCGTCCTGCCCGGCAAGGAGTACGGCGACCACTGGGTCACCGTGCTCGACACCTCCGCCCAGGAGGTGCCGGCGAAGGAGTACAAGCCGGACGCCAAGGTGACCGCCGAAGGGCGTAGCGTCGTCGTCCTCCGGTGTCCTCGGGCGCTTCCCTCCGGATCTCCCGCAGGAGCGGCCATCGCTCGGCGATGA
- the treY gene encoding malto-oligosyltrehalose synthase: MPTATYRLQVHGGFTFDNAAEQASYLDALGVSHAYLSPVLQPAPGSTHGYDVVNHDLVNEEAGGGTELARLSRTLSLYGLGVIVDVVPNHMTTPTPAHLNRQWWSLLRDGRSSEYAHWFDVDWAAEEDRVLLPVLGGPLSAALDAGELSIGHDGGHRGDETVLRYFDHEFPVRPGTDHLPVQELVEAQWYLLCDWREGTARLNYRRFFDVTTLAAVRVEDPEVFDATHRLLLYFYRSGFVDGFRIDHPDGLADPGGYLDMLADATGDAWVVAEKILEGHEELLDSWRCAGTTGYDTLLRVGGVFVDPAGKGPLTDLLSQVVGHPEHLDALVVEAKQQVVAEVQAAEVNRLMRLVEQVLPWHDQASLKRALGALLVAMDRYRAYVGGPDADPSQAGILNAAESRAMALVSGPDQLNVSVIAQLARGGRLPEAHVDTEAAQQEFVVRFQQTCGPVMAKGIEDTTFYRYARLTSLNEVGGDPELVGISPEELHEFSARQLATWPTTMTTLSTHDTKRSEDVRARLAVVSELSAEWKNWVEGARRLAKPHRGKKLDPATEYFLLQTAVGAWPISVDRLQAYATKAIREAKRHTTWTDQDEAYEADVQRYVAALLGQPALVNHCQAWVTRTAAASRSNILGQKLLQLVVPGIPDVYQGTEVVDLSLVDPDNRRPVDYGRRRTRLARLDKGEAPADLDDEKLLVTSRALRLRHHHAQWFTGPEATYLPVSTTSEYALAVGRGDQTGLQVVAVVTRLSDKLASRGGWGEAHLALPEGEWHDLFTGRAVVSHEGRPGIRLERLLADLPVALLVRHGTLGRDEIV; encoded by the coding sequence GTGCCCACCGCGACGTACCGCCTGCAGGTCCACGGCGGGTTCACCTTCGACAACGCGGCGGAGCAGGCGAGCTACCTCGACGCCCTGGGCGTCTCGCACGCCTACCTGTCGCCGGTGCTCCAGCCGGCCCCCGGCTCCACGCACGGCTACGACGTGGTCAACCACGACCTGGTCAACGAGGAGGCGGGGGGCGGCACCGAGCTGGCTCGGCTGTCGCGCACGCTGTCGCTCTACGGCCTCGGCGTGATCGTCGACGTGGTCCCCAACCACATGACGACGCCGACGCCCGCCCACCTCAACCGCCAGTGGTGGTCGCTGCTGCGCGACGGCCGCAGCTCCGAGTACGCCCACTGGTTCGACGTGGACTGGGCCGCCGAGGAGGACCGGGTGCTCCTGCCCGTCCTCGGCGGTCCGCTCTCGGCGGCGCTGGACGCCGGTGAGCTGTCGATCGGACACGACGGCGGACACCGCGGCGACGAGACGGTGCTGCGCTACTTCGACCACGAGTTCCCCGTGCGCCCCGGCACCGACCACCTCCCGGTCCAGGAGCTGGTCGAGGCGCAGTGGTACCTGCTCTGCGACTGGCGCGAGGGTACGGCGCGGCTCAACTACCGCCGCTTCTTCGACGTCACCACGCTCGCGGCGGTGCGGGTCGAGGACCCCGAGGTCTTCGACGCCACGCACCGGCTGCTGCTCTACTTCTACCGCTCGGGTTTCGTCGACGGTTTCCGGATCGACCACCCCGACGGCCTCGCCGACCCCGGTGGCTACCTGGACATGCTCGCCGACGCCACGGGCGACGCGTGGGTCGTGGCCGAGAAGATCCTCGAGGGGCACGAGGAGCTGCTGGACTCGTGGCGCTGCGCCGGCACGACCGGGTACGACACCCTCCTGCGGGTGGGCGGCGTCTTCGTCGACCCCGCTGGCAAGGGCCCTTTGACCGACCTGCTGTCGCAGGTGGTCGGGCACCCCGAGCACCTTGACGCCTTGGTCGTCGAGGCCAAGCAGCAGGTCGTCGCCGAGGTGCAGGCCGCCGAGGTCAACCGGCTCATGCGCCTCGTCGAGCAGGTCCTTCCCTGGCACGACCAGGCATCCCTGAAGCGTGCCCTCGGCGCCCTCCTCGTCGCGATGGACCGCTACCGCGCCTACGTCGGCGGTCCGGACGCCGATCCTTCGCAGGCCGGCATCCTCAACGCCGCGGAGTCGCGGGCCATGGCCCTGGTGTCCGGTCCTGACCAGCTCAACGTCAGCGTCATCGCCCAGCTCGCCCGCGGTGGTCGGCTCCCCGAGGCCCACGTGGACACCGAGGCCGCGCAGCAGGAGTTCGTCGTGCGGTTCCAGCAGACCTGTGGCCCGGTGATGGCCAAGGGCATCGAGGACACCACCTTCTACCGCTACGCCCGGCTCACCTCGCTGAACGAGGTGGGCGGGGACCCCGAGCTCGTCGGCATCTCCCCGGAGGAGCTGCACGAGTTCTCGGCGCGCCAGCTCGCCACGTGGCCGACGACGATGACCACCCTCTCGACGCACGACACGAAGCGTTCGGAGGACGTCCGAGCCCGGCTGGCGGTGGTCTCCGAGCTGTCGGCGGAGTGGAAGAACTGGGTGGAGGGGGCTCGCCGCCTCGCGAAGCCGCACCGCGGGAAGAAGCTCGACCCCGCGACCGAGTACTTCCTCCTCCAGACCGCCGTGGGCGCCTGGCCCATCAGCGTCGACCGTCTCCAGGCCTACGCCACCAAGGCGATCCGCGAGGCCAAGCGGCACACGACGTGGACCGACCAGGACGAGGCCTACGAGGCCGACGTGCAGCGCTACGTCGCGGCGCTGCTCGGTCAGCCTGCCCTCGTCAACCACTGCCAGGCCTGGGTGACGCGCACCGCCGCGGCCTCCCGCTCCAACATCCTGGGTCAGAAGCTGCTCCAGCTCGTCGTCCCCGGGATCCCCGACGTCTACCAGGGCACCGAGGTCGTCGACCTGTCGCTGGTGGACCCCGACAACCGCAGACCGGTGGACTACGGGCGGCGAAGGACCCGGCTGGCGCGGCTGGACAAGGGCGAGGCCCCGGCCGACCTCGACGACGAGAAGCTGCTCGTCACCTCCAGGGCGCTGCGGCTGAGGCACCACCACGCCCAGTGGTTCACCGGTCCCGAGGCGACCTACCTCCCCGTGTCCACGACGAGCGAGTATGCCCTGGCCGTCGGTCGTGGTGACCAGACCGGTCTCCAGGTCGTCGCGGTCGTCACGCGGCTGAGCGACAAGCTCGCCTCCCGCGGCGGCTGGGGCGAGGCGCATCTCGCCCTGCCCGAGGGGGAGTGGCACGACCTTTTCACCGGCCGCGCCGTCGTCTCCCACGAGGGCCGCCCGGGCATCCGGCTGGAGCGTCTGCTGGCTGACCTCCCCGTCGCCCTGCTCGTCCGACATGGCACGCTGGGTCGCGATGAAATCGTCTGA
- the treZ gene encoding malto-oligosyltrehalose trehalohydrolase, with product MPTISVWAPTATSVEVEFTLGSDATATAALDPRDGGWWTWEVPAAAVSAPVVPGGAESGTAPYPTLDYGFRIDGGDLTPDPRSAQQPHGVHGTSRWFDAGRHQWNDATWAGPQQGMGVLGAVVYELHVGTFTPEGTLDSALARLPHLVELGVDVVELMPLAAWPGRWNWGYDGVGPWAVGEVYGGPAALQRFVDECHRLGLGVCLDVVYNHLGPVGNYLSRFGPYFSDAHPTPWGAGFNLDGPDSEPVRRWMIDNALRWFDEFHVDALRLDAVHELRDDSGTHVLAQLADEVADLGRRLGRPLHLVAESDLNDAFMVTPTADGGRGMDAQWDDDVHHALHVTLTGETQGYYADFAGRTRALPDGGPLAVLAKTLTRGFLHDGTWSSFRESDWGAPVDREKVDARRFVAYLQTHDQVGNRAVGERISALVSASQQAAGAALYLTSAYTPMIFMGEEWAATTPFQFFTDFEEPEMAQAVTEGRRREFESHGWAAHDVPDPQAETTYRRSQLRWDEVDDPEHARMLAWYRDLIALRRKEFELHDGRLDLVDVTFDERGQWLVMERGPFRTVANFSDSRWTVPLDGEPTEVLLAWEPGQTKLKEGSVHLPPRTAAVVRVG from the coding sequence GTGCCCACGATCTCCGTCTGGGCCCCCACCGCCACCAGCGTCGAGGTCGAGTTCACCCTCGGGAGCGACGCAACCGCCACCGCGGCGCTGGACCCCCGCGACGGCGGGTGGTGGACGTGGGAGGTCCCCGCGGCAGCGGTGTCCGCTCCCGTGGTGCCCGGCGGCGCGGAGTCGGGTACGGCGCCGTACCCGACCCTGGACTATGGCTTCCGCATCGACGGTGGGGACCTCACCCCCGACCCGCGCTCGGCGCAGCAGCCCCATGGAGTGCACGGCACGAGCCGGTGGTTCGACGCCGGGCGCCACCAGTGGAACGACGCCACCTGGGCAGGGCCGCAGCAGGGAATGGGAGTCCTCGGCGCCGTCGTGTACGAGCTGCACGTCGGCACCTTCACGCCCGAGGGAACGCTCGACTCGGCGCTGGCCCGCCTGCCGCACCTCGTCGAGCTCGGGGTCGACGTCGTGGAGCTCATGCCGCTGGCCGCGTGGCCGGGCCGCTGGAACTGGGGCTACGACGGCGTCGGGCCGTGGGCCGTAGGCGAGGTCTACGGCGGACCTGCTGCGCTGCAGCGCTTCGTCGACGAGTGCCACCGGCTCGGACTCGGCGTCTGCCTCGACGTGGTCTACAACCACCTCGGCCCCGTGGGCAACTACCTGTCGCGGTTCGGGCCCTACTTCTCCGACGCCCACCCCACGCCGTGGGGCGCCGGGTTCAACCTCGACGGCCCGGACAGCGAGCCGGTGCGGCGCTGGATGATCGACAATGCGCTGCGCTGGTTCGACGAGTTCCACGTCGACGCGCTCCGCCTCGACGCCGTGCACGAGCTGCGTGACGACTCGGGCACTCACGTGCTGGCCCAGCTCGCCGACGAAGTGGCCGACCTGGGGCGCCGCCTCGGGCGCCCGCTGCACCTCGTCGCCGAGAGCGACCTCAACGACGCCTTCATGGTCACGCCGACCGCCGACGGTGGTCGCGGCATGGACGCCCAGTGGGACGACGACGTCCACCACGCGCTGCACGTCACGCTGACCGGTGAGACCCAGGGCTACTACGCCGACTTCGCCGGCCGCACCCGGGCGCTGCCCGACGGTGGCCCGCTGGCGGTGCTCGCCAAGACGCTGACCCGTGGGTTCCTCCACGACGGCACGTGGTCCAGCTTCCGTGAGAGCGACTGGGGTGCCCCTGTCGATCGCGAGAAGGTCGACGCCCGCCGGTTCGTCGCCTACCTCCAGACCCATGACCAGGTGGGCAACCGCGCTGTGGGAGAACGCATCTCGGCTCTCGTCAGTGCCTCGCAGCAGGCGGCCGGCGCAGCGCTCTACCTCACGTCCGCCTACACGCCGATGATCTTCATGGGGGAGGAGTGGGCGGCCACGACGCCGTTCCAGTTCTTCACCGACTTCGAGGAGCCGGAGATGGCTCAGGCCGTCACCGAAGGCCGTCGTCGCGAGTTCGAGTCGCACGGCTGGGCGGCGCACGACGTGCCCGACCCGCAGGCCGAGACGACCTACCGTCGGTCCCAGCTGCGGTGGGACGAGGTCGACGACCCGGAGCACGCGCGGATGCTGGCGTGGTACCGCGACCTGATCGCGTTGCGCCGCAAGGAGTTCGAGCTCCACGACGGCCGGCTCGACCTCGTCGACGTCACGTTCGACGAGCGTGGGCAGTGGCTGGTCATGGAGCGCGGGCCGTTCCGCACGGTCGCCAACTTCTCGGACTCGCGATGGACCGTGCCGCTGGACGGCGAGCCGACCGAGGTGCTCCTCGCGTGGGAGCCCGGCCAGACCAAGCTCAAGGAGGGTTCGGTGCACCTGCCGCCGCGCACCGCCGCGGTCGTGCGCGTCGGCTGA